GTTTTTGCCCGCCGCTAATCTAAAAAACGCCTCCCCAATGTTTGTACTCAGAATTGCTTGCTGCTTGTTTTTCTCTGCTCAGCTGATGGCTCAAATGCCTAGAATTACCCTCTCTAAACAGGCGCAAACTACACAAGCCAAAGCACAAAATAATCAAGCGACCCTCAAAATGGGCCTGCTCAAATATAAAGGGGGCGGAGATTGGTACGCCAACCCCACGGCACTGCCCAATCTGGCCAGCTTTTGCAAGCAAAAACTCTATAGCAATTTCGAGCTAGATTATGCCACCGTAGATGTAGCTAGCGCCGAAATCTTTGATTACGCCTTTCTCCACATGACAGGCCACGGAAATGTCGTTTTCTCAGATGCCGAAGCCGAAAACCTCAGAACGTATCTGATCTCTGGCGGCTTTTTGCATATCGACGATAATTATGGCATGGACCCTTTTATCCGCCCAGCCATGAAAAAGGTCTTTCCCGAACTAGATTTTGTGGAGCTGCCCTACGACCACCCTATTTATAATATGAATTATAAGTTTAAAGGCGGTATTCCCAAAATCCATAAGCATGACGATAAACCCGCTCAGGGTTTTGCCTTGCTCTGGGAGGGCCGAGTGGTTTGCTACTATAGCTATGAAACGGATTTAGGCAATGGTTGGGAGGACCAAGAGGTCCATAACGACCCCGAAGAAAAACGCTTGCTTTCTTTGCAAATGGGGGCCAATTTGGTCCAATACGCTTTTGAGTATTAAAGCCATAAATTAGCTACTGGAATCTATTTCAGTAGCTTTTTTATTTGGGGCTGCCCCGCCCTGCGGGCGGGTCGGGCTGTCTCAGGGCTCGCAGGTCTGCTCGGCCCTTCAGCGGCTTTGCCGCTTCGGTCTGGCCTTCGGCCCCCCTTGCCCATCCCTCAGCCGGGGCGCTGCGCGCCCTCTAGGTCCAAAAAAGGGCGAGCTAGATGAATCTAGCTCGCCCTTTTGAGTTGCTTTTGCCGCCACTTACCAATTGCTGGCCCACTGCCAAGCTATGCGGCTCTTGATGTAGTTGTAACGCAACTTTAGGGCCTTCAATTGGGCCTCTACATATTGCTGCTGTCGAGTATTGACAATAAATATATCCGACTCGCCCAGCATAAATTTTTCTCTTTCCGCTACCACCAATCTGCGGTAATTCTCTACGAGTTCATCGGCCAATTGGGCCTGCTTTACCGCCTGCTGTAGGGCCATAAAATAGCTTTTGAG
This genomic interval from Saprospira grandis contains the following:
- a CDS encoding DUF4159 domain-containing protein, coding for MFVLRIACCLFFSAQLMAQMPRITLSKQAQTTQAKAQNNQATLKMGLLKYKGGGDWYANPTALPNLASFCKQKLYSNFELDYATVDVASAEIFDYAFLHMTGHGNVVFSDAEAENLRTYLISGGFLHIDDNYGMDPFIRPAMKKVFPELDFVELPYDHPIYNMNYKFKGGIPKIHKHDDKPAQGFALLWEGRVVCYYSYETDLGNGWEDQEVHNDPEEKRLLSLQMGANLVQYAFEY